Genomic segment of Thermotoga sp.:
TATAACTTTTCCAAGCCTGTACTTTTGAATAACATATACAAAGAATTTTCCTCCAGAGAACACATCTTTGTTTGCAAGAACCCATACATTGCCTTTAAAAATAGGTTTCTTGGGATAAGCTGTAAAGGTTTTTTTCGTTCTTATTATTTCACCTTCCAATTCCTTGCTGTACCTTATTCCAATAGCTGCAAGATCTTTCTGTGCATATTCACACGCTTTTGTGTACATATCTGCATTAATAATTAACGGTTTGTCTATAAAATGGCTTATTATCTCAAGAGGGGCATCCCAGCTTCCTCCGGGATTATCCCGTACATCTATTATTAAATCTGTCATATCTTTGTTTTCTGAGAATACTTTGGTCAGAAACTCAGAGAATTCCTTTTGCCCTTCTAAAGGGTGCGTCCCAAATCTGAACTTTTTTACCTTCAATATCCCTATTTTTTCCTCTCCGTGTAAACTGGTAATACTTTTCATCTTTAAAAAATTGCTTCTTTATTTTCTCAAACTCCTGTAATGTAATTGCCTTCACAACGATTTCTCTTCGCTCGTTATCATGCTTTATCAAAATATGGAATTCCTTCTTGTCCCAAAGAGTGGGAAGAAGCCAAAAAAACGAAGACAAGCTCCTATAAGTGGAAAATGGTGTGTATCTATTCATTTCACGAATAATATCTTTTGCGTCTTTTCCATCTATCTTTAGAATCTCGAACGGTGCAAGTGATAAGTTGTTGCCATCATGAACAACAAATATTCTACTGTCAATAACATGGGGAATAAAATGGAAAACCAGA
This window contains:
- a CDS encoding S41 family peptidase, whose translation is MKVKKFRFGTHPLEGQKEFSEFLTKVFSENKDMTDLIIDVRDNPGGSWDAPLEIISHFIDKPLIINADMYTKACEYAQKDLAAIGIRYSKELEGEIIRTKKTFTAYPKKPIFKGNVWVLANKDVFSGGKFFVYVIQKYRLGKVIGEKLLTDANITLWRPFMLPYSHIEVYIPTRMVFFGKDIEILPDYETTLTA